The following DNA comes from Megalobrama amblycephala isolate DHTTF-2021 linkage group LG20, ASM1881202v1, whole genome shotgun sequence.
tgaagatgaacgaaggtcttacgggtgtagaatgacatgagggtgagatcTGTTGTTTCCATTCTTGGTGTGaagatgcatttaaataaatataggtATGAAAGTCCATGTAAGTCCCTTTCAAGGGGAAGGTGTACAAGACCGTGGTGAGACCGGCCATGCTGTATGGTTTAGAGACAGGAAGAGACAGGAGTCAGAGTTGGAGGTAGCAGAGCTGAAGATGTTGAGGTTCTCTTTGGGAGTGACAAGGTTGGACAGAATTAGGAACGAGTACATCAGAGGGACAGCTCATGTTGGATGATTGGGGGACAAAGTTAGAGAGGCCAGATTAAGATGGTTTGGACATGttcagaggagagagagtgagtatATTGGTAGGAGAATGTTGGACATGGAGCTGCCAGGCAGGAGGCAAAGAGGAGGTATATGGATGTAATAAATGAGGATATGAAGCTAGTGGATGCAAGTGTTGAGGATGCAGAAGATAGGGATAGGTGGAGAGAGATGTATGTTTTGAAATTGTGTTTGTTGACTGGTGGAGAGTACGAACTGGAAAAATATCTTACGTCAAGTGTGTCGTGGGACTCTTTCATACGTCAACATAATTCAATTATGCAAAAATGCATTAGCCTGTTTTTCTTTGCAAATTCCAGCATGGCCTTTTCAATCTGTTTATCAAATCTGACACAAAGAAACAGCCCAGACACAATTTCAAGGGAATGAACTCTTGAAAAAACAAATGTCTACAGTTGTCATCTGATGGGAAGTCAAGCAGTTCTTTCACTTTAATTGTTATATAGCTTGAACATTGAGTTGTTTTGTGAGAATTTTTTGTGGACACATTTGACAGGCATTGACTGAACAAGTCCCTCCCTTCAGTGCTATGATAATTAGGGTCAGATTTTAACCTTCAGAAGGCATAGTCCATGAAGCCTTCTGAGGTAAACACCTAACTTTTTGTCTGTATGTTGTTTGTTTGGACTTATTCTCTGATTATATGTCTATGTATATCTATATTATGCTATGAACTGAAAAGATGTGTTTGTAGAGCTAAAGTATAACTGAAATGattataaaatcaaaataagtATTAATATTGCTTTGGTTTCTTGTGATTTTCTAGTTACTCTCTGTGAAATTGTTGCAGTGACATCTCTGTGGTATCTCTGACCTCATCTAAATATTTATCATGAGGTTGTCTCCAGTTTCACGATATCTGCTGGTGTTCATATCAGTTTTGTCACTAAGTGAGTTTTACCATTCATCTGAATAATATCCTTCATGATATGTCAAAGACAATGGAATtgtattcaaatttatttgtatttttttcaacaggCAGGGTGACAAATGCACAGACAGGTAATTATTAACCTTAGAACTAGAACATATAAAATAGGCgagacaccccaggtgaataggataaaaaaaattaactaatagatatcaccatactaCCCCAGgtgattgattacattaaaaattgcaaacattttttgtattacaagttttctaaaatgtaatgtttaaatatgcaaatgaggcgttatctaattaaatatgcactaatttgcatacatttctagaacaaaaatctgaatattggatgaCGTCAGGTTCACAGTTCTCgtttaattttttggacatattaaattcaaaggtttttacagagggaattttggatatctctttttatcactccataaatcagaaaatactatcaacagccagaaaaaaaaatattttcaccatttttttaggaataaaatgttgtataaaatcaggcaaattatatatcaacaaatccctctgtaaaaaccttcagaatatacagtacagtccaaaagtttggaaccactaagatttttaatgtttttaaaagaagtttcgtctgctcaccaaggctacatttatttaattaaaaatacagtaaaaacaataatattgtgaaatattattacaatttaaaataactgtgtactatttaaatatatttgacaaagtaatttattcctgtgatgcaaagctgaattttcagcatcattactccagtcttcagcgtcacatgatccttcagaaatcattctaatatgctgatctgctgctcaagaaacatttaatgtgtacaattgtacaaaatatttgtgtacaatattttttttcaggattatttgatgaatagaaagttcaaaagaacagtgtttatctgaaatctaatcttttgtaacattataaatatctttactgccacttttgattgatttaatgcatccttgctgaataaaagtattcatttctttaatttcttttcaaaaaaataaaaataaaaattcttactgaccccaaacttttgaacggtagtgtataatgctacagaagctttgtatttcagataaatgctgttcttttgaactttctattcatcaaggaatcctgaaaaaaaaagtacacaactgttttcaacattgaaaataatcataaatgtttattgagcagcaaatcagcatattagaatgatttctgaaggatcatgtgacactgaagactggagtaacgatgctgaaagttcagctttgcatcacaggaataaattactttgtcaaatatatttaaatagtacacagttattttaaattgtaataatatttcacaatattactgttttttactgtatttttaattaaataaatgtagccttggtgagcagacgaaacttcttttaaaaacattaaaaatcttagtggttccaaacttttggactgtactgtaggtaggaataaaactgtaaagtttggtgtaagttctgctgaagtggagatttctgactcagagcaggagaaaaaaagtcattttgagaaaacggcctttaaagatatttactaTAACTGAAATCTATagatgcaaatagataaagtgctataaaatatacacttaaaagtgtattttggatgttttctttccaccagtatgaaaaaaacactttatgaaaagccaaaaagtgcaaaatctcaaaattgaccgtgtttttgcctgtagttCTCCCCTTAAGTGAGAAAGCATGATCTGAGTTTATTGTCATCGGTGCTTGAACTTGTTTGTCTTGCAGCGCCGGCGGTATTCTATCCATTCGGCTCCGTGGCAGGAGACACTGTTAATATTTCTGTTGAGGATGAAAACTCCACTCTTGTCGACCTGTGGAGACCTTTTGTGTTCTTTGGCCGCACATACAACAAGACTTATGTAAGAATTCAGCTCTGTTTTGTTAATGCCAATGGTGAATGAGAAAAATGACTAATGACTTATATCGTTTATTACCCAGGTTAATAGTAATGGGTACCTTACATTCAATCAGTCTTCATCAGAGTTCTTCATTCAGAACTTTCCCATCAATGGAAGTGAAGACATCATTGCTCCCCTCTGGACAGACGTTGACGTCAGTATGAATGGCATCATCTCATATCAGCAGTACTCATATGGAAGTGTGCTTACCCAAGCCACTCGGGATATAAACCAGTATTTCCCTGATCTGAGCTTCACGGCTACTTGGGTCCTTGTTGCAACTTGGGACAGAGTTGCGTACTATTATCACTCTGGCACGGTAAGTTCATTTGTTAAAACTCCTTCAGGCTCAAGCTTACAGATGTGCTATTCTCAAAACTGCTGTGACAGTCAGTGTTCCCAAACTTTGCAGGAAACATCATTTCAAGTGGTTTTAATTTCGGGAGGTGATTTGTCTTTTATTCTCATGAATTATGGTGATTGTGCTGTGACGTATAATGCGGTGCAGGTATACATGCCTTatacatcaataaaacaaaatatgccTATCTCTTTTTGATGTCTCAATAATTAGTTACTTCCTTGTTTGTGCAGGCTGGTTATGACACAGTAAACTCCACGGCCTACTTTGTGATTCCTGGATCAACCAATGGGAGCGTTATTCCAAACCTTATGAACTCCAGTAATGTAAGTGTTCCAGGTCGATGGGCCTTCAGGGTGGACGGTGGACCACATCAAAATAATCTACCAGGTACATAATTGCCATCAAGATTATAatctttaatattattattattatttgtggcACTAGCAATGTCAAAGTCATGAGTTTCATTCCCAGGAACATGCAGAATTTATACCTTTAATCAGCCTAAAATGGGATAAAACATCTGGCAAATgcagaaatataaatgtataagtGTGTTTTCACTGCAATGTTGTGAGCATTAATCAAGGCAAAGATTATATTCCTGTTTGACCTCTTCAGTATGTTCAGTATAGTACGCATACAAATGTATTATTCATTAATCATGTGCTTTGTTTCCCTTAGAAAATATCATAGGAGTTCAAATGAGAGTCACATCATTTTCAGATCTAACAGAGAATGGAAACATTGAGATTTTTTTAGAGAAAGTAAGTTGCACTTACTAATGtatgtaatatgtttttttagTTATTATGGTGCTAATAGACGATTCAAGAAATTGtggtctgtctgtccatctttATTTCAGCTACAACAGGAGCTGGTTGAGTCCGGCCTGCCGAGCAGCGTGAAGCTGAACTTAAGAAAAATCCAAAAGACACAGCCGTAATAtcgtaatatgtaatatgtaactCATACAAGGAAAGAAATTCAGAGACTGGTTCATTAAATCTCTTAAATTAAATATCCCTGTCATTAAAATATACCTCATACAGGGAAGCTAACCAGCAATTCTAGCCATTGAGGATGGAAATGCTGTCATTCCAGTTTTAAGTTCTTTGCACAATGTTTTCTGTCAGCTTTGACATATTCATAGTCAAATCGCATTCATTTCTcaaaaaaaattcacagatGAGGAATGTCACTCTTCAAGAAGGTGAATGTTTGCACGAGGTGTGACAGCGGTTTAATCGGTCTATCTGCAGTGTCAATAGTGGTAAACCTGTATTCCTCTATGGCTCCGAATGCTGGTATCCATATCGTAATTGTCTATTGGGGAGACAAGGCTAGCTGTCACATTTTTACTCCAGTGAATCTGAATGTAATGCTATTATTTCTACCTTTATTGCTCAGGAAAAAAAGATGTAGTCAACTAAAGAAACATTGAGCTTTTGTGACAACATGCCTCGACAGAGTGCAAAAGTGCAGAAAAAGATTGtattgagtaaaaaaaaaaattgtaaaatttttCTTCACCCACTTTTGTATGTTCGATGCAAAACTAAACATGCAAACAGTCCTGTTTAATTCAGTGAggcataaaaaaatgaatgcatgtTTGAAGATATGGGAGAATAGGGATTTAGTAATAGGCCTATTGTTATTTGGAGATATTATTTATTGAAGTATTTGGCTATTTAGCtctagcttttcatttcttcatCAAAAAAGGTTGATGTTATATTCTGAGGTGTGTaacaactataacagtaaataaaaaatctgtataATATGAGTTAAATCAAATGTTCCTTGGCTCACCACAAGGGGGAGACAGATGCTTGTTGAGAGTTAGTGAAATACCAGCATGCTACATAAAATGCTAAAACTTTGCTTTGCAAACAAATTGTTTGTGATTTTATTAGATtacaggattagttcactttcaaatgaaaatgaccccaagctttactcaccctcaatccatcctaggtgtatatgactttcctctttctgatgaacacaattggagaaatattaataaatatcctgatgcatctgagctttataatggcagtgagcgggatcagtgagtatgagctgaagaaagtgttttcatccacatccatccatcataaacgtactccacacgggtccggggggttaataaaggccttctgatgtgtttgtgtaaaaaatatccatatttaacaagttatgaagtaaaatatctagcttccgccagaccaccttccgtattcaagttaccAAGAAAGTGTAAACAGGCGTCACGTCAGTTAAGTTTTTTtcccgtaagttgaatagggaaggcgtatagcgtaagctttttgaactgcgagactTTTACACTTCCTTTGTAAGTAGAATACgaaaggcggtctggcggaagctagatattttatttcataacttgttaaatatgggtttgtttgtttttttacacaaatgcatcgcttcacttcagaaggcctttattaaaccctgtgtttatgatggatggatgtggatggaggcactttcttcagctcatactcactgatcccgttcactgccattataaagctcagatgcatcaggatatttattaatatttctcagattgtgttcatcagaaagaagaaagtcatatacacctaggatggcttgagggtgagtaaagcttgggctaattttcatttgaaagtgaactaatactttaagaAAGGAGAGTTTTATGTCTTCAAATACTGAATGTGATATTTTACACTTGATTTGAACTTAAACAGTTTAACTATTATCTGATTAGTACACACATGCCTCTTTCATTTAGAAATCTTTGCTGATCTGGCATAAGGGTTTGACATTGCTAGTGTTAATGGGCCTAAACATAACAATACATAAGGCCGTTTTACATACTGAGGGTAAACCAAATCATAGGGAAAAAAGGGTTgtgttatttattaaacaaatacaCCCACATTTATAAGTTGCAATGTACACAAGCATGAAGAAGCATTTTACATGCACATCATGGTTTTATGTTAGTGTTGATATTTGAGTTTCTTATTTCTACACAGTAACGGAGAAAGTGTCACTGGgactgtccaaatacccacacttacTTGATCACTTGTCTGCTTGCATGACGTATTTCCGGAGTTCGGATAAAGTTATTTGGGCAGGCCCAAAATCAAGCAGGATCACTGAGTTCTCAGTATCAGAGATCATGATGAATTCATGTCTCCATCTGCTGGTCAGACTTAAGAAAGAATATTAAAATTCAGTTCATAGGCACTGTTTGTTATGATTTACTTATTCTTACCCAATGTTTCATGCGTTCATATAATATTTGtaacttttatttttgctgttttagcatgcttttttttttttttttttactatttatttaccattttgaaataaaatgcatacCAGTCTCCACAAaatcttgggttattttttctaTCCAAGTCCTGGGTTGAGCCTTTTGGGTATTTTGGGGGGTTAATTTTCCAGTGTttcggtagtttttgtgttacccagctcctaagtcatgcaacgtcaactggcggcccgcgggccaaatccggcccgccagagatttccatccgggccccagaataatactgaattcaggaatagccttgtaagaggaaaaaagtttagggctggtccgaataccattttttgagcttcgaagcttcggtagtaatgaacatcgactcttcggagagaggggctgaacatatttttctctctaataaaggcaggaatctgtgtctgtatgtccgtttgcatttttattatttcgagaaccgttcatccaatcgacttcacaaggcagtgcagtgtcgcatttggtgcaatatagatggacacgcgagacgcgacacattcagaattaataaacttttagtaaactacagtcagaacagcgcgagcgggaagcggcgcacctcacgcgggcagggcttatgctccgagaacggacactgcactagtgatataaaacgcacacacacaggtctgttaaattaagcaatacttttaaggtagtctaatatttttctgactaacaaattggcacagtaagggtagatttaaataaagaaaaacgaaatttaaataaagaaaaaacgaaatttaaacaaagaaaaaacgaaatttatataaacaaaaacgaaatttaaataaagaaaaaacgaaatttaaataaagaaaaatgaaatttaaataaagaaaaacgaaattaagttaaattaaaaacgagattaatttagattgataataacgggtaaaaatgctaatacattttgtttctattattgtattttccacagtgtcaaagcaacaaaacacaagctcagacatgcacttcggtccatacaaactccgctgttctgaacactcccgttgctggaacacgcgtcggttctatttctagcatgcatgcgttttccgcgtggctcgagcgcgcctgagacgcgtgtctcagtgtgcaaactcctatggaaggccgtttcagcataaaaacgttccagcgttactcgtcgtaattatatttttactagtaacaattaaattaaagagctctctaattcagtttttactagtaacaattacaattagagagctctataattcattttttactagtaacaattatgattgtagagctctctaattgaattatagagctctgcaattgtattcttactagtaacaactgaattgtagagctctataattcagtttttactagtaacaattccaattagagagctctgcaattcatttattactagtaagaattcagttgcagagctctgtaattcaattgttactagtaataatccaattgcagagctctacaattccactagagagctctctaattcaattgttactagtaaaaactgaattagagagctctttaattcaattcttactagtaacaattctaattacagagctctataattgtattattactagtaaaaactcctATTCATGAGATGCAAAACAGATTGCAGATTTCCCGCCTACAAAAGtgagtttcaaaataaaagccctgTAGCGTGGTTCTAAAGTATCCTGAAATATTTTACAGACTTAGGTAACATATTAATCATGTTCACATTAAAGCAAAATTAAGATGATGCCTGAGATGAAAGCCTAGCTATATTTAGTCGTTATATTCATTCACCTTTGTATATTGGTAAAGCTAAGAGCCAAGAACACTCCATATCACTGGACATAATATAGGGTGAAATGCTCTAAGCCACCCAAAGTGTTTTGACAAACTTGATATTAAGgagtataaattaattttaaatatttacagtgtttagTATTGTTATGCAATAATAGAATGATTATCGcggatatctaatacaaaataaacacctCTATTGAATTGATTATCAAattgtgttaataataggcgatTTGGCGCTGGGgtatgttgtttttgaaattatgTTGTTGTTGAGTGCTCGCTCGTTGTTATCAGAGGCGCGTGCAACAGGGTTCACAGCGCTCGTGCACACGGATTAGCACTTCAATCTATCGCTTTTGCGGAGACTCTCTATTCCATACGTTGaaatcacaaaaaacaaaatacatataaacgtgtcactgctcttgatatacaatcactgatgaaaatctttggttttaatgagaaaaaaaaaaaaaaattcacttgGTTGGATTAGAACCGGGAATCTCTTGCATCCTAATCGGAGAAACTGCCACTAGTCTATCAGGACATTTAATTATCAAGGGCGGATCgtcgtatttattaactaatgtacatATTCTCGAGACTAACGatattgtattatagcagatgtGGGAAAACTATCatatttgaacacatttataattttaatatcatatcattattattgtaataataatacaacattacccccccccccaccaccCATACACATtcttgtcccacccactttgtaaaacaaagttacgccactgaCCCCAGTTGAATATGCATAAGGCACGATTAGCATAATGATATGTCGCCGAATACAGAGCTCTGTAatgcaattgttactagtaagaattgctaTTGtggagctctgtaattcaatttgtACTAGTAAGATTGCAATTACTGAGCTCTCTAATtctaattgttactagtaagaactgaattatagagctctgtaacttaattcttactagtaacaattcaattagagagctctacaattgaattcttactagtaacaatttgattatagagctctctaattgaattacagagctctctaattcaattgttactagtaacaattatgattagagagctctgtaattgaattatagagctctgcaattacacatatctttaatgtgtatttttactagtaataaatcaattgaagagctctgtaattcaattgttactagtaagaattcagttagagagctctataattgtaattgttactagtaagaattaaattagagagctctataatcccaattgttactagtaacaattgaattacagagctctataattaaaaatgaatggaagtcaatggagacatatgactagtaataaatgaattgtagagctctctaattggaattgttactagtaacaattgaattagagagctctataatcataattgttactagtaaaaattgaattatagagctctgtaattgtaattgttactagtaaaaatttaattgtagagctctataattgttatTGTGACTAGTAAAAAccgaattagagagctctacaattataattgttactagtaaaaattgaattatagagctctgtaattgtaatttttactagtacaaattaaattatagagctctttaatttaattgttactagtaaaaatataattacgacgagtaacgctggaacgtttttatgctgaaacggccttccataaactccaacctgttaaatatgggagccgaaataaaaacggacacgccacgcagctgagacgctcacgcagccagtgtgtcgccggccttaatcaagggggaatgagaatcgtttcgcgggggatcccaggtgtgcaaaaaataaaaataaaaaaatattcgaatgtcaaattttcaaatcgaataccaacccaccgaacgaatatttgaatattcgggTCCATtccatatttgtttatttttaaatctaacgaaaaaaaaaacccttctgaaaagtagcttgtgccatagcctgccttcagtcaagaatgacgataaacgcgttctctcattgaacatcttttattgtttcacgtgctcattttttcacaaatgtcaaaattttccttgcctgggattagcgcacaattgcgtgacagtgatggacagcttgacagcctcacaaatatgaagcctaaaatatcgctatcgccccctggtggcttgctgcagtacaggtaatatgtaaaaaataaaataaatttggaattagaattagtatatcaaataataacatattaggatacaattcgaattttattttatattacgagtatctggcccttacagtgtctgcagagaaaaattctggcccttggacaaatatagttgatgacccctgtccTAAGTCAAACATTTATCTTTGTGCGACCTCTTCAGGACAGAGCAGAGCAGTACAGCTCTGTCAAATTGTTTGCATGTTTTTGGTAAAATACAGGTTTATGCCTAcgttttattttatctaaaaatgtGTTAGATAAAA
Coding sequences within:
- the zgc:112964 gene encoding sushi, nidogen and EGF-like domain-containing protein 1, whose translation is MRLSPVSRYLLVFISVLSLSRVTNAQTAPAVFYPFGSVAGDTVNISVEDENSTLVDLWRPFVFFGRTYNKTYVNSNGYLTFNQSSSEFFIQNFPINGSEDIIAPLWTDVDVSMNGIISYQQYSYGSVLTQATRDINQYFPDLSFTATWVLVATWDRVAYYYHSGTETSFQVVLISGGDLSFILMNYGDCAVTYNAVQAGYDTVNSTAYFVIPGSTNGSVIPNLMNSSNVSVPGRWAFRVDGGPHQNNLPENIIGVQMRVTSFSDLTENGNIEIFLEKLQQELVESGLPSSVKLNLRKIQKTQP